In Nodosilinea sp. PGN35, the genomic stretch ATTCGGGATGCGATCGGTGAGGACAACTGCGACCTCTACAGCATGGAGGCTGACTATGACGACGTTGACGACCTGCTCAAGTACGACTACCTGATTTTGGGCTGCTCCACCTGGGGCGCGGGTGAGCTGCAAAACGACTGGCGCGAGCCCATGTTTGACATGGAGATGGATAAGCCCGACTTTTCCGGCAAGACCATTGCCCTGTTTGGCCCCGGCGATTGCGAGGGGCACAGCAAGCATTTTGTCGGTGCTTTAGGCATTATGTACGACCAGTTTAAAGCGCTGGGGGCCACCATCGTCGGTGCTGTTTCTGCGGACGACTATTCCTTTGAAAAATCCAGCGCTATTCGCGACGGCAAATTTGTCGGCCTGCCCCTGGATGAGGTGAACGAAAGCGAGAAAACTGACGATCGCATCGCCAACTGGCTGGAAATTTTGAAGGCCGACTTTCCGGCGATCGCCTAACCCACCCATCCACCCACCCTTTCAGGAGGTGATGCCCTTGAACTAGCTAATTTCTGCCCACCCAAAAGACCATTAGGAGGGTCTTGCTACTCAACTTTAGGATCGTTTTAGGAGACCGTGACTATGGCTACCGCTCAAGACATCATGACTGATGACGTTGCCACAATCAAAGGATCGGCAACCGTAGCTGAAGCTGTACAACTGATGAAATTCAAGAAGCTCCATTCGTTAATAGTGGAGCGTCGTAGCCCCGAAGATGCCTATGGCATTGTCACCGATACCGACGTTGTCAACCAGGTGGTGGCCTACGGCAAAGACCCCAAAACGGTAAAGGTCTACGAAATTATGACCAAGCCCTGCCTGGTGGTGAACCCCAACCTGGGTGTTGAGTACGTAGCACGCCTGTTTGCCCACTTCGGGGTCGATCGCGCCCCCGTCATTCAGAACGAGCTACTCGGCATTATTTCTAACACCGACATTTTGCTCAAGAGCGACTTCGTCGAAAATCCTC encodes the following:
- a CDS encoding CBS domain-containing protein translates to MATAQDIMTDDVATIKGSATVAEAVQLMKFKKLHSLIVERRSPEDAYGIVTDTDVVNQVVAYGKDPKTVKVYEIMTKPCLVVNPNLGVEYVARLFAHFGVDRAPVIQNELLGIISNTDILLKSDFVENPRVPLLQKALQAEVAHARGISAAKGPYSAAGKAAWEAVAELEAELAFCQGQVPDQSAVEPVPQSALV
- a CDS encoding flavodoxin: MASIGLFYGSTSGVTEEIAEKIRDAIGEDNCDLYSMEADYDDVDDLLKYDYLILGCSTWGAGELQNDWREPMFDMEMDKPDFSGKTIALFGPGDCEGHSKHFVGALGIMYDQFKALGATIVGAVSADDYSFEKSSAIRDGKFVGLPLDEVNESEKTDDRIANWLEILKADFPAIA